A window of uncultured Draconibacterium sp. contains these coding sequences:
- a CDS encoding LuxR C-terminal-related transcriptional regulator, whose translation MKKKQNSPFKTIDLHVNEVINTWQTTNNIKKSVNKEVYVNMIEQVADLFSAGSFYYFILNFETFTIDFISEGLSTMLGYDMEPFKIQELLTLMHPEDLAKMPNKENLIIDFLMNRVSEENISQYKAVYLMRLKHANGHYKTVLHQSRAILVSKEKGIQKSLCIHTDISYLNIISDHRVTLISSTQPSYYFNKNESAPQLIDTEDKLLFTNREIEILLKMAQGKNFQVIADELYISPNTVNTHKRNILTKANCKNTAELMAKCIREGVI comes from the coding sequence ATGAAAAAAAAACAGAATAGCCCATTTAAAACCATCGATTTGCATGTTAACGAGGTAATAAACACTTGGCAAACTACCAATAACATAAAAAAATCTGTCAACAAAGAAGTTTATGTAAATATGATTGAACAAGTTGCCGATTTATTTTCGGCAGGTTCATTTTATTACTTTATCCTGAATTTTGAAACTTTTACAATCGATTTTATAAGTGAAGGATTAAGCACAATGTTGGGTTATGATATGGAGCCATTCAAAATACAAGAATTACTAACATTGATGCACCCTGAAGATCTTGCAAAAATGCCCAATAAAGAAAACCTGATAATTGATTTTCTTATGAATCGAGTATCCGAGGAAAATATTTCACAATACAAAGCGGTTTATCTGATGCGACTTAAACATGCCAATGGTCACTATAAAACAGTGTTGCACCAGTCGAGAGCCATTCTGGTATCAAAAGAGAAAGGGATACAAAAAAGCTTGTGTATTCACACCGATATTAGTTACCTCAACATTATCTCTGATCATCGGGTGACACTAATCAGTAGCACTCAACCTTCATATTACTTCAATAAGAACGAGAGCGCCCCACAACTTATTGATACAGAAGATAAATTACTATTTACAAATAGGGAAATTGAAATACTCCTAAAAATGGCACAAGGGAAGAATTTTCAAGTCATTGCAGACGAATTGTATATTTCTCCAAACACTGTTAATACACATAAAAGAAACATTCTTACAAAGGCAAATTGCAAGAACACAGCCGAATTAATGGCGAAATGCATTCGGGAAGGTGTTATTTAA
- the nadD gene encoding nicotinate (nicotinamide) nucleotide adenylyltransferase — protein sequence MSNLVTDILAPKTNLKLKVGLYFGSYNPIHIGHLAIANYMVEYTDIDQLWFVVSPQNPHKQKANLLNDYQRLEMVHRAVEGDDRLRASNIEFNLPKPSYTVDTLVYLKEQHPDYHFKILIGSDNLESFHKWKNYKIILENYGVIVYPRPGFDRSKVQISKNVTVAEQAPLMEISSSFIRKAIREGKDVRHFLPQKSWEYLEEMNFYRKIT from the coding sequence ATGAGCAACCTTGTAACCGACATTCTTGCCCCTAAAACAAATCTAAAACTAAAAGTTGGTTTGTACTTTGGAAGTTATAATCCAATTCACATCGGGCATTTGGCCATTGCAAATTACATGGTTGAATATACCGACATCGATCAGCTTTGGTTTGTTGTTTCACCACAAAATCCACACAAACAAAAAGCAAATTTGTTAAACGATTACCAGCGATTGGAAATGGTACATCGTGCAGTGGAAGGCGACGACAGGTTGCGTGCATCAAATATTGAGTTTAATCTGCCTAAACCAAGTTACACCGTTGATACACTGGTTTATTTAAAAGAGCAACATCCCGATTATCATTTTAAAATATTAATAGGATCCGACAATCTGGAAAGTTTTCATAAATGGAAAAATTATAAAATAATTCTGGAAAACTATGGTGTAATTGTGTATCCGCGGCCTGGATTTGATCGGTCGAAAGTGCAAATTTCAAAAAATGTTACAGTTGCGGAACAAGCGCCTTTAATGGAAATCTCATCTTCGTTTATACGAAAGGCCATTCGCGAAGGAAAGGATGTACGACACTTTTTACCTCAGAAATCGTGGGAGTATTTGGAGGAGATGAATTTTTATAGGAAGATAACTTAA
- the gmk gene encoding guanylate kinase: MKGKLIIFSAPSGAGKTTIVKHLLAKGFNLEFSISATSREARHTETHGKDYYFLSGEEFLAKVANDEFLEWEEVYKGTSYGTLKSEVERIREKGNNVIFDVDVVGGLNIKKYYGDEALAVFVQPPSVEELRKRLAGRSTETEEKIQMRIAKAEHELSFTADFDVVLINDNLEVAFAEAEKIIATFLAG, translated from the coding sequence ATGAAAGGAAAACTGATCATATTTTCGGCCCCGTCGGGAGCGGGAAAAACTACCATTGTAAAACATCTTTTAGCAAAGGGATTTAATCTCGAATTTTCAATTTCGGCCACCAGTCGCGAAGCACGGCATACCGAAACTCATGGCAAAGATTATTATTTTTTGTCTGGTGAAGAGTTTCTTGCAAAAGTAGCTAACGATGAATTTTTGGAGTGGGAAGAAGTGTATAAAGGTACCAGCTACGGAACATTAAAAAGTGAAGTTGAGCGTATCCGGGAAAAAGGGAACAATGTAATTTTTGATGTTGATGTTGTGGGCGGTTTAAACATTAAAAAATATTACGGCGATGAGGCACTGGCAGTGTTTGTTCAGCCACCATCAGTGGAAGAATTGCGTAAACGATTAGCCGGCCGGTCGACAGAAACCGAAGAAAAAATACAAATGCGCATTGCCAAAGCCGAGCACGAATTAAGTTTTACCGCAGATTTTGATGTGGTACTGATTAACGATAATCTGGAAGTGGCATTTGCGGAAGCTGAGAAAATAATTGCTACGTTCTTGGCCGGCTAA
- a CDS encoding YicC/YloC family endoribonuclease, with the protein MIKSMTGFGKAEFEVNNKKITIEIKSLNSKQIDINTRTPALYREKDIIIRKALSEKLIRGKVDFNIYVENLGDESNSKINEPILKAYYNHLSKISGDLGLPVDQSTLQASMRLPDVVKTEYETLDEMEWETIYTNILSALDDINDFRNTEGQALEADIVGNVEAISQLLKDVEPFEKLRIEALKTRLMDNLEALKMNVNVDENRFEQELIFYLEKLDINEEKVRLANHCEYFFETVKQKGSSGKKLGFISQELGREINTIGSKANNTEIQRIVVQMKDHLERVKEQLLNVL; encoded by the coding sequence ATGATAAAATCAATGACCGGCTTTGGGAAAGCCGAATTCGAGGTAAACAATAAAAAAATTACCATTGAAATAAAATCGCTGAACAGTAAACAAATCGATATAAATACGCGAACTCCTGCCCTTTATCGTGAAAAAGACATCATCATCAGGAAAGCACTTTCTGAAAAGCTGATACGAGGAAAAGTTGATTTTAACATTTATGTTGAAAATTTGGGCGATGAATCGAACTCAAAAATAAACGAACCCATTTTAAAAGCCTATTACAATCACTTAAGTAAAATTAGTGGCGATTTGGGGCTGCCCGTCGATCAGTCTACTTTGCAGGCATCAATGCGTTTGCCCGATGTGGTAAAAACCGAATACGAAACACTTGACGAAATGGAGTGGGAAACGATTTATACCAATATTCTGAGTGCATTGGATGATATTAACGATTTTCGCAATACAGAAGGCCAGGCACTTGAAGCCGACATTGTTGGAAACGTGGAGGCAATTAGTCAGCTGTTAAAGGATGTTGAACCTTTTGAAAAGCTACGTATTGAAGCCTTAAAAACACGTTTGATGGACAATCTGGAAGCATTGAAAATGAACGTGAATGTGGATGAAAATCGCTTTGAGCAGGAGTTGATTTTTTATCTCGAGAAACTGGATATTAACGAAGAAAAAGTACGTCTGGCAAATCATTGCGAGTATTTTTTCGAAACGGTAAAACAAAAAGGTTCATCGGGTAAAAAACTGGGATTTATTTCACAGGAATTAGGTCGCGAAATAAATACAATCGGCTCGAAAGCAAACAATACCGAAATACAACGTATTGTGGTACAAATGAAGGACCACCTGGAACGTGTTAAGGAACAGTTGTTGAACGTGTTGTAA
- the mnmA gene encoding tRNA 2-thiouridine(34) synthase MnmA → MSRVVVGLSGGVDSSVAAYLLKEQGHDLIALFMVNWHERVGNITSACTWEEDALIAKMVAKKLDIPFHIVDLSKDYKKRVVDYMFAEYQAGRTPNPDVLCNREIKFDTFLDEAMKFDADFVATGHYCRKSEVEVNGETIHQLLAGKDPNKDQSYFLCQLNQSQLSKAMFPIGELLKPEVREIAREQNLPTAERKDSQGICFVGKVDLPTFLQQQLEPKVGNVIEIPAKFMERKKQLEVSEENYKKLCFPFPYKPWNGEVIGEHQGAHFYTVGQRKGLNIGGHKEPLFVIGTDVKRNIIYVGEGANHPGLHRKGLFVANENMHWIRHDLKMNPGEKREFDIRIRYRQPLEKGTIHVKEDGAWFIFNDEQRGITSGQFAAWYLGDELFGSGVIA, encoded by the coding sequence ATGAGCAGGGTAGTAGTTGGACTTTCGGGAGGAGTAGATTCAAGTGTGGCGGCATACTTGTTAAAAGAGCAGGGGCACGATTTAATTGCACTTTTTATGGTGAACTGGCACGAGCGTGTGGGAAACATTACCAGTGCCTGTACCTGGGAAGAAGATGCTTTAATTGCCAAAATGGTAGCTAAAAAACTCGACATACCCTTTCATATTGTTGATTTAAGCAAGGATTACAAAAAACGCGTGGTGGATTATATGTTTGCTGAATACCAGGCCGGGCGTACGCCAAATCCGGATGTGCTTTGTAACCGCGAAATTAAATTCGATACATTTTTGGATGAAGCCATGAAATTTGATGCCGACTTTGTGGCTACCGGTCATTATTGCCGGAAAAGCGAAGTGGAAGTAAACGGAGAAACCATCCATCAGCTTTTAGCCGGGAAAGATCCAAACAAAGATCAAAGTTACTTTTTGTGTCAGTTAAATCAGAGCCAGCTTTCAAAAGCCATGTTTCCAATCGGTGAATTGCTGAAACCTGAGGTTCGCGAAATTGCACGCGAGCAAAACCTGCCAACTGCCGAGCGAAAAGATTCGCAGGGAATATGCTTTGTTGGCAAAGTGGATTTACCCACATTTTTGCAGCAACAACTGGAGCCAAAGGTGGGGAATGTAATCGAAATTCCGGCAAAATTTATGGAAAGGAAAAAACAGCTTGAGGTTTCGGAAGAAAACTACAAAAAGTTGTGTTTCCCGTTTCCTTACAAACCCTGGAACGGTGAAGTAATTGGCGAACACCAGGGCGCACATTTTTATACCGTGGGTCAACGAAAAGGATTAAATATTGGCGGTCACAAAGAACCTCTGTTTGTAATTGGAACCGATGTAAAACGAAATATAATTTATGTGGGCGAGGGTGCCAATCATCCCGGATTACACCGAAAAGGTTTGTTTGTTGCCAACGAAAATATGCATTGGATTCGTCACGATTTAAAAATGAATCCGGGAGAGAAACGCGAATTTGATATCCGGATCAGATACCGGCAGCCACTCGAAAAAGGAACCATTCATGTAAAAGAGGATGGTGCGTGGTTTATTTTTAACGATGAACAACGTGGAATTACGTCGGGGCAGTTTGCCGCCTGGTATTTGGGGGATGAACTATTCGGCTCGGGTGTAATAGCATAA
- a CDS encoding response regulator transcription factor, which translates to MEKALIIEDDKDISELIAIHLADMELEVDKAFDGKDGLMKALNHQYRFILLDIRLPLLDGFEICKRLRMEKVNTPILMLTSKSEEIDKVLGLEMGADDYISKPFGIRELLARIKAVLRRYDSAQSIKPTEEKELRFDELYINVGMRIVELGGTRIELSPKEFDLLIHLASNPGRTYSRMQLLNQIWGYEFEGFEHTVNSHINRLRSKIEAKMNEPQYILTTWGVGYKFREN; encoded by the coding sequence ATGGAAAAGGCATTAATTATTGAAGACGATAAAGATATTTCCGAACTGATTGCCATTCACCTGGCCGATATGGAACTGGAAGTTGACAAAGCTTTCGACGGGAAAGATGGCTTAATGAAAGCCCTGAACCATCAATACCGCTTTATTTTACTTGATATTCGTTTGCCCTTACTCGATGGTTTTGAGATTTGCAAACGGCTGAGAATGGAAAAGGTAAATACCCCGATTTTAATGCTGACTTCCAAATCCGAAGAGATCGACAAGGTACTTGGACTTGAAATGGGTGCCGACGACTACATCTCCAAACCATTTGGTATTAGAGAACTTTTAGCACGAATTAAAGCGGTGCTCAGGCGCTACGATTCTGCCCAGTCAATAAAACCAACAGAAGAAAAGGAGTTACGTTTCGACGAATTGTACATCAATGTGGGAATGCGTATTGTAGAGCTGGGTGGAACAAGAATTGAACTTTCACCAAAAGAATTCGACCTGCTGATTCACCTTGCCTCAAATCCGGGAAGAACTTACTCCCGAATGCAGTTGCTAAATCAAATTTGGGGCTACGAGTTTGAAGGGTTTGAGCATACCGTTAACTCGCACATAAACCGTTTACGCTCGAAGATTGAGGCCAAAATGAATGAGCCGCAATACATTCTTACCACCTGGGGGGTAGGATACAAATTCAGAGAAAATTAA
- a CDS encoding HAMP domain-containing sensor histidine kinase: MMKAKVFNRLYIQVSAIFLLVLFMFTAIALYISVQSAAKYSVEVNQRMNRDLATSTVEVIQPLMKDNIASEEAIADLMHSMMVINPIVEVYLLDPEGKILKYVAPDKVVKLEKVNLAPVKEFIADPNHSIIYGDDPRNPGEFKTFSAATITDGNVLKGYIYIVLASQVYVSAAQTVIGSYILGLSIRSVIIILIISALVGLLAIWFITKKLNPIIDGIQEFKKGNLASRIDVKSEGELDRIALVFNQMADTIEQNINELKGVDNLRRELIGNVSHDLRTPVASIQGYAETLILKEDTISKEEQKKYHEIIFKSCGRLQRLVEDLFELSKLQTNQVELHSEPFSIAELIYDIVNKYRILSQKKGINIDTVIAKNVPLVEADLSLINRVLQNLIDNAIKFCREGDSIRIEIDTNEPEKVEVRVVDSGPGIKKEDLPNVFHRYFKGGNDEHSTGLGLAIVKKIIDLHHSNIQVSSQYGKGTQFTFDLPKAFSA; encoded by the coding sequence ATGATGAAAGCAAAAGTATTCAATCGATTATATATACAGGTTTCTGCCATATTCCTGCTGGTGCTTTTTATGTTTACAGCCATTGCACTGTACATTTCGGTACAATCTGCCGCCAAATATTCGGTGGAGGTTAACCAACGCATGAACAGAGACCTGGCTACCAGTACGGTTGAAGTCATTCAGCCTTTAATGAAAGACAACATTGCAAGCGAGGAAGCCATTGCCGACCTGATGCACTCCATGATGGTAATTAACCCGATTGTAGAAGTTTATTTACTCGATCCGGAGGGAAAGATATTAAAATACGTAGCACCCGATAAAGTGGTAAAACTCGAAAAAGTGAATCTGGCTCCTGTTAAAGAATTTATAGCAGATCCGAATCACAGTATAATTTACGGCGACGATCCCCGGAATCCGGGTGAATTTAAAACATTCTCGGCAGCTACCATTACCGATGGAAATGTACTGAAAGGTTACATTTATATTGTTTTGGCCAGCCAGGTTTATGTGTCGGCTGCACAAACGGTAATTGGCAGTTACATTCTTGGTCTCTCCATCCGCTCGGTCATCATTATCCTCATCATTTCGGCGCTGGTTGGTCTACTGGCCATTTGGTTTATTACCAAAAAACTGAATCCGATTATTGACGGGATACAGGAATTTAAAAAAGGAAATCTGGCTTCCCGAATCGATGTAAAAAGCGAAGGTGAGCTGGACCGAATTGCACTGGTTTTTAACCAAATGGCGGACACCATCGAACAAAACATAAACGAATTAAAAGGAGTGGATAACCTTCGGAGAGAACTTATCGGAAACGTTTCGCACGATTTGCGGACTCCCGTGGCTTCCATTCAGGGTTATGCCGAAACCCTTATTCTGAAAGAAGACACCATTTCAAAAGAAGAACAAAAGAAATACCACGAAATCATTTTCAAAAGTTGCGGCCGCCTGCAACGACTGGTGGAAGATTTGTTCGAACTGTCGAAATTACAAACCAATCAGGTTGAGCTGCATTCCGAGCCATTTTCAATTGCCGAACTCATTTACGATATCGTAAATAAATACCGTATCCTGTCGCAAAAAAAGGGCATCAACATCGATACTGTTATTGCGAAAAATGTTCCATTGGTTGAAGCCGATCTTTCGCTTATCAACCGGGTGCTTCAAAATCTGATTGATAATGCCATTAAATTTTGCCGCGAAGGCGACAGCATCCGCATTGAAATTGATACAAACGAACCTGAAAAAGTGGAAGTGCGGGTTGTCGATTCCGGACCGGGGATCAAAAAAGAAGACCTTCCGAATGTATTTCACCGCTATTTTAAAGGAGGAAACGATGAACATAGCACAGGCCTCGGACTGGCCATTGTAAAAAAGATCATCGATTTGCACCACTCAAACATACAGGTCAGCAGCCAGTACGGAAAAGGTACTCAATTTACTTTTGACCTGCCCAAAGCTTTTTCAGCATAA
- a CDS encoding spondin domain-containing protein, with protein MKIFKLITGLALMALIFTQCEKDNMMDEQADLSTKSAKGNTPLGTYTVTVENVSTAYAFFEAGAVAIPDGESSAGPAFPGHSFTFSFHAGPGHKLSFATMYGLSNDGFYATGEGGFDLYSGGAPVSGDITSEITLWDAGTQVNQMPGPGIPHNGADENGVVRTMMDANAVDMYDYGSVATNLQASLTYNGYSMFTVTINVLGGSTTAISPVAWVVHNNGQTPIFKEGMADWGKGLEALAETGNPGHLSDYLSMNSGYYSPIAPVLWVLHDKKDMPVFTEDMPDSQMGLETLAETGNPGPLYESLMAAGYETGFQTGPNTPPLFPGEMLSFTIEGHVGQSLSIASMLGFSNDIFFSTGDEGIKLSNGDDPKDLTHFIELYDAGTEVNEYPGAQTQANTVENGTVHVVNDGLPWPEASAIIKVTIVKN; from the coding sequence ATGAAAATTTTCAAACTTATCACAGGATTGGCATTGATGGCCTTGATTTTTACACAATGCGAAAAAGACAACATGATGGATGAACAAGCTGATTTATCCACAAAAAGTGCAAAAGGCAACACACCGCTTGGAACGTACACCGTAACCGTTGAAAATGTTTCTACCGCTTACGCGTTTTTTGAAGCAGGTGCAGTTGCGATTCCCGATGGAGAAAGTAGTGCAGGTCCGGCTTTTCCGGGGCATTCCTTTACTTTTTCTTTCCACGCAGGACCTGGCCACAAATTATCGTTTGCAACGATGTATGGCTTGTCGAACGACGGTTTTTATGCCACCGGTGAGGGAGGTTTCGACTTGTATAGCGGAGGTGCTCCCGTAAGCGGAGATATTACGTCGGAAATTACCTTATGGGATGCAGGCACACAAGTTAACCAAATGCCCGGACCGGGTATTCCACACAACGGCGCCGATGAAAATGGCGTGGTTCGGACAATGATGGATGCGAACGCAGTGGACATGTACGACTACGGCTCGGTTGCTACAAACCTGCAGGCCAGCTTAACTTACAATGGGTATAGCATGTTTACTGTTACAATTAATGTGCTGGGAGGCAGTACTACAGCCATTTCGCCGGTTGCCTGGGTGGTGCACAACAACGGCCAAACACCAATTTTTAAAGAAGGAATGGCCGACTGGGGAAAAGGACTCGAAGCGTTGGCAGAGACCGGAAATCCGGGCCACTTAAGCGATTATTTATCGATGAACAGCGGATATTATTCACCAATTGCACCGGTTCTTTGGGTGTTGCATGATAAAAAAGACATGCCCGTTTTCACGGAAGACATGCCCGATTCTCAGATGGGACTTGAAACGCTGGCCGAAACAGGAAATCCGGGGCCTTTATACGAATCGTTAATGGCGGCAGGATACGAAACCGGGTTTCAGACCGGACCGAATACTCCTCCTTTGTTCCCCGGAGAAATGCTTTCTTTTACAATTGAAGGCCATGTGGGACAATCGCTGAGTATTGCCAGCATGCTAGGTTTCTCAAACGACATATTCTTCTCAACAGGCGACGAAGGCATAAAACTGTCGAATGGAGACGATCCGAAAGACCTGACCCATTTTATTGAATTGTACGATGCAGGAACCGAAGTTAATGAATACCCCGGCGCACAAACACAAGCCAATACAGTTGAAAACGGAACCGTGCATGTGGTTAACGACGGTCTGCCCTGGCCGGAAGCTTCGGCGATTATAAAAGTTACAATTGTAAAAAATTAA
- a CDS encoding DEAD/DEAH box helicase, translated as MEFSELGIHDDLLDAIDYMGFKEATPIQEQAIPIILDGHDLIACAQTGTGKTAAFLLPILDLIADLPGGETSTLIVVPTRELAMQIDQQVQGIGYTMGIQSIALYGGGDGDNWGQQKTALTQGADIIVATPGKLISHLNLGYVKFDTIKFLILDEADRMLDIGFYDDIVKIISYLPKERQNLMFSATMAPKIRALASQVLTDPKTINIAMSKPAEGVLQAAYLIYNKQKNDLVAHLISDNPEYNSILIFCSTKRATTELARALQRKKFPAEAISSDLEQSERENVLLGFRSKRIRILVATDVMSRGIDIKDINLVINYDVPNDAEDYVHRVGRTARASTTGVALTLVNEDDMYKFHQIEQLIEREVFKIPLPEKFGEGPEWKAPSKKNKSTRGKFHKYKPGNAQHKHRSSYKKKKS; from the coding sequence ATGGAATTTTCAGAACTTGGAATACACGATGACCTGCTCGACGCCATCGATTATATGGGATTTAAGGAAGCAACTCCAATTCAGGAACAAGCTATCCCAATCATTCTTGACGGACACGATTTAATTGCCTGTGCACAAACAGGAACAGGTAAAACAGCAGCCTTCTTACTTCCAATTCTGGATTTAATTGCCGACCTGCCCGGAGGCGAAACATCAACCTTAATTGTTGTGCCAACGCGCGAACTGGCCATGCAAATCGATCAGCAGGTGCAGGGAATTGGCTACACCATGGGGATTCAATCCATTGCCCTGTACGGGGGTGGCGATGGCGATAACTGGGGGCAACAAAAAACTGCACTTACCCAGGGGGCCGATATTATTGTGGCAACGCCGGGAAAACTGATTTCGCACCTTAATTTGGGATACGTAAAATTCGACACGATAAAGTTTTTAATTCTCGATGAAGCCGACCGGATGCTGGACATTGGCTTTTACGACGATATTGTAAAGATTATATCCTACCTGCCAAAAGAAAGGCAAAACCTGATGTTTAGCGCAACCATGGCACCAAAAATCAGGGCACTGGCTTCGCAGGTTTTAACTGATCCCAAAACAATAAACATTGCCATGTCGAAACCGGCAGAGGGTGTTTTGCAAGCTGCCTATTTAATATACAACAAGCAGAAAAACGACCTGGTGGCTCATCTTATCTCCGATAACCCGGAATACAACAGCATACTTATATTTTGTTCTACCAAACGGGCTACAACCGAGTTGGCAAGAGCCTTACAGCGGAAGAAATTTCCGGCGGAAGCCATTTCCTCCGATCTGGAACAAAGCGAAAGAGAAAATGTATTGTTGGGTTTCCGTTCGAAACGAATTCGAATACTGGTTGCAACGGATGTAATGAGCCGCGGTATCGACATTAAGGACATTAACCTGGTGATTAACTACGATGTGCCAAATGATGCGGAAGACTATGTTCACAGGGTTGGAAGAACGGCTCGGGCATCAACGACCGGGGTCGCTTTAACACTGGTGAATGAAGATGACATGTACAAATTTCACCAGATTGAACAGCTGATTGAACGCGAGGTATTTAAAATTCCGCTGCCCGAAAAGTTTGGCGAAGGTCCCGAATGGAAAGCACCATCGAAAAAGAACAAAAGCACGCGCGGAAAATTTCATAAATACAAACCCGGCAACGCGCAGCACAAACACCGCAGCTCGTATAAAAAAAAGAAATCGTAA
- a CDS encoding protoheme IX farnesyltransferase, with the protein MNLKIQLKIIYELGKVRISLPIALSALTGYVLYTGHVDLQGWLLAFGVFFMACSASVINHWQERDIDAQMPRTKNRPIPSGKISANDAFKLAVVFALVGSAILYFTNPVMALVLSWATLFSYNVVYTPLKKVSAFAVIPGSMVGALPPMIGWAGAGGSLSSEIILLVASFFFIGQIPHFWLLLLMFGEQYKLANLPSLNQIFSENQIKRVTFTWVLTTVASAFLVIFFVIGNKIIMFFLLFYIFYLLFSLGITVFAKDEFKVRPSFYKLNFLYLFMMIFLIVDGLLRA; encoded by the coding sequence ATGAATTTGAAAATACAACTAAAAATAATATACGAGCTTGGTAAGGTTCGCATTTCGTTACCCATTGCTTTATCGGCATTAACAGGGTATGTGCTTTATACCGGGCATGTTGATTTGCAAGGTTGGTTACTTGCATTTGGTGTTTTTTTTATGGCTTGCAGCGCAAGTGTAATTAACCACTGGCAGGAACGCGATATTGATGCGCAAATGCCACGCACCAAAAACCGCCCCATTCCAAGTGGAAAAATCAGTGCAAACGACGCTTTTAAACTGGCAGTTGTATTTGCTCTTGTTGGCTCAGCTATTTTGTATTTTACAAATCCGGTAATGGCTTTGGTTTTGAGTTGGGCCACCTTGTTTTCGTACAATGTGGTTTACACTCCGCTAAAAAAAGTTTCGGCTTTTGCCGTTATTCCCGGGTCGATGGTAGGAGCCTTGCCTCCGATGATTGGCTGGGCCGGTGCCGGTGGAAGTTTGTCTTCTGAAATAATTTTGTTGGTGGCCAGCTTTTTCTTTATCGGGCAAATTCCCCATTTCTGGCTTTTGCTGCTTATGTTTGGCGAACAGTATAAACTGGCCAATCTTCCGAGTTTAAATCAAATTTTCAGCGAGAACCAAATCAAACGTGTCACATTTACATGGGTGTTAACAACCGTGGCTTCTGCGTTTTTGGTCATCTTTTTTGTAATCGGCAACAAAATTATCATGTTCTTTTTGCTGTTTTATATCTTCTATCTCCTGTTCTCGCTGGGGATTACCGTTTTTGCAAAAGACGAATTTAAAGTGCGTCCATCCTTTTATAAACTGAATTTTCTGTATCTGTTTATGATGATTTTTTTAATTGTTGACGGATTGTTAAGGGCCTGA
- the coxB gene encoding cytochrome c oxidase subunit II, protein MYSSEVTQASNFVQGVDRAFLVILGISFLFLIGLTLVMLVFIFKYNKKRNPKATQIEGSVKLEIIWTVVPFLLTMLMFYYGWAGWKPMQKAPKDALEITVYGRMWNFSFEYENGRRTDTLFLPKDQPIKLNLVAMDVLHSLYIPAFRVKQDMVPGKENNTMWFEPQKLGTYELFCAEYCGLQHSYMYTYVEVMEEADFQSWITDTTNVAALTAELDSPSATGKRIMQNIGCFACHNIDGTKLVGPSFKGIWGAEHTVKTGKDTRQVLVDEEYVKRSIYDPNADIVDGFTKGLMLSYEGQLSEDDIGNIIEYLKTLK, encoded by the coding sequence ATGTATAGTTCAGAAGTAACACAAGCATCGAATTTTGTACAGGGAGTTGACAGAGCCTTCCTGGTCATTCTTGGAATTTCGTTCTTATTTCTTATTGGATTAACACTGGTGATGCTGGTGTTTATATTCAAATACAATAAAAAACGAAACCCAAAAGCAACGCAAATTGAAGGAAGCGTTAAATTGGAAATTATCTGGACTGTAGTTCCTTTTTTACTTACCATGCTGATGTTTTACTATGGATGGGCAGGCTGGAAACCCATGCAAAAAGCACCAAAAGATGCATTGGAAATTACGGTGTACGGCAGAATGTGGAATTTTAGTTTTGAATACGAAAATGGCAGAAGAACAGATACTCTGTTTTTGCCCAAAGACCAGCCAATTAAATTGAATCTTGTTGCGATGGATGTATTACACAGCTTGTATATTCCGGCATTTAGAGTAAAACAAGATATGGTTCCCGGCAAGGAAAATAATACGATGTGGTTTGAACCGCAGAAACTGGGAACCTATGAATTATTTTGTGCTGAATATTGTGGTTTGCAACATTCATACATGTACACGTATGTTGAAGTGATGGAGGAAGCTGATTTTCAATCGTGGATTACCGACACTACAAATGTGGCCGCTTTAACTGCTGAGTTGGATTCTCCTTCGGCAACCGGAAAACGGATTATGCAAAATATTGGCTGTTTCGCCTGTCATAATATTGATGGAACAAAATTGGTTGGTCCAAGTTTTAAAGGGATTTGGGGAGCCGAACATACCGTAAAAACCGGAAAGGATACACGCCAGGTATTGGTTGACGAAGAGTATGTAAAACGCTCGATCTACGATCCGAATGCCGATATTGTTGACGGATTTACAAAAGGTTTGATGCTTTCGTACGAAGGACAACTTTCGGAAGACGACATCGGGAATATTATTGAATATTTGAAAACCTTGAAATAG